One stretch of Streptococcus australis DNA includes these proteins:
- the mscL gene encoding large conductance mechanosensitive channel protein MscL: MLKDLKAFLLRGNVVDLAVGVIIASAFGAIVTSFVNDIITPLLLNPALEAANANNIADLAWNGVTYGKFLSAIINFLVVGTVLFFVVKGMEKAQNLTKKEEEAEEAPAAPTELEVLQEIKALLEKK, encoded by the coding sequence ATGTTAAAGGATCTTAAAGCATTTTTGCTTCGTGGTAATGTTGTTGACCTTGCTGTCGGTGTGATCATTGCCTCTGCTTTTGGTGCTATCGTTACTTCATTTGTTAATGATATCATCACTCCACTTCTATTGAACCCTGCCTTGGAAGCTGCGAATGCTAACAACATCGCTGATCTTGCATGGAATGGTGTTACATATGGTAAATTCTTGAGTGCTATTATCAACTTCCTCGTTGTAGGTACTGTGCTTTTCTTCGTTGTTAAAGGTATGGAAAAAGCGCAAAACCTTACTAAAAAAGAAGAAGAAGCTGAGGAAGCTCCTGCTGCTCCAACTGAATTGGAAGTACTTCAAGAAATCAAAGCTCTTCTTGAGAAAAAATAA